A section of the Mastomys coucha isolate ucsf_1 unplaced genomic scaffold, UCSF_Mcou_1 pScaffold15, whole genome shotgun sequence genome encodes:
- the LOC116092099 gene encoding olfactory receptor 8K3-like: MEKHNLTAVTQFILMGITERPELQAPLFGLFLVIYMSSMFGNLGMIILTTVDSKLQTPMYFFIRHLAITDLGYSTAVGPKMLVNFVVDLNIISYNLCATQLAFFLVFIISELFILSAMSYDRYVAICKPLLYTVIMSQRVCQVLVAIPYLYCTFVSLLVTVKIFTLSFCGYNVISHFYCDSLPLLSLICSNTHEIEMIILVLAAFNLISSLLVVLVSYLFIVIAILRMNSAEGRRKAFSTCGSHLTVVTVFYGTLIFMYVQPQSSHSFDTDKMASIFYTLIIPMLNPMIYSLRNKDVKYALQRSLRKIYSIVS; the protein is encoded by the coding sequence ATGGAAAAGCACAACCTCACAGCGGTGACTCAATTCATCCTAATGGGCATCACTGAACGCCCTGAACTACAGGCCCCATTGTTTGGATTGTTTCTGGTCATCTACATGAGCTCAATGTTTGGCAATTTGGGAATGATCATTCTAACTACAGTGGACTCCAAGCTGCAAACACCCATGTACTTTTTCATTAGACACCTGGCTATCACAGACCTTGGTTATTCTACAGCTGTGGGACCTAAGATGTTGGTAAATTTTGTTGTAGATCTGAACATAATCTCCTATAACCTTTGTGCTACACAGCTagctttttttcttgtgtttataaTTAGTGAGCTTTTCATTCTGTCTGCAAtgtcctatgaccgctatgtggccatttGTAAGCCTCTGCTATACACTGTCATCATGTCCCAAAGGGTCTGTCAGGTGCTGGTGGCAATCCCCTACTTGTACTGCACATTTGTTTCTCTTCTAGTCACCGTAAAGATTTTTACATTGTCTTTCTGTGGCTATAATGTCATCAGTCATTTCTACTGTGACAGTCTTCCCTTGTTATCTTTGATCTGTTCAAACACACATGAAATTGAAATGATTATTCTGGTCTTGGCAGCTTTTAACTTGATATCCTCCCTTCTGGTGGTCCTTGTGTCTTACCTTTTCATCGTCATAGCCATTCTTAGAATGAACTCTGCTGAGGGCAGACGCAAGGCTTTTTCCACCTGTGGGTCCCACCTGACAGTGGTCACTGTCTTCTATGGcactttaatatttatgtatgtgcagcCTCAGTCCAGTCACTCTTTTGACACGGATAAAATGGCTTCCATCTTTTATACCCTGATTATACCCATGTTAAACCCCATGATATACAGTTTGAGGAACAAAGATGTAAAATATGCACTTCAAAGGTCACTGAGAAAGATATACAGCATAGTCTCATAA